From Aspergillus chevalieri M1 DNA, chromosome 4, nearly complete sequence, a single genomic window includes:
- the APL6 gene encoding AP-3 complex subunit beta (BUSCO:EOG09260VHV;~COG:U;~EggNog:ENOG410PIJZ;~InterPro:IPR016024,IPR026739,IPR026740,IPR002553;~PFAM:PF01602,PF12717;~go_component: GO:0030117 - membrane coat [Evidence IEA];~go_component: GO:0030123 - AP-3 adaptor complex [Evidence IEA];~go_process: GO:0006886 - intracellular protein transport [Evidence IEA];~go_process: GO:0016192 - vesicle-mediated transport [Evidence IEA]), giving the protein METISRISSMLETARELTLEAAQSATSNRTSNLNPSSRNSNVPHIKKLLDSRHEKEVLDGLRKVISSMYEDPELSLEFFSAVVKNAASTSFEVKKLVYVYLVHHAEAEPDLALLSINAIQKSLTDTNPQVRAMALRTMSGISVPVINQIVCLAIKRGVGDMSPHVRKAAALAIPKCYRLEPNTLSQLIGYISTLLGDSQYFVAGPAVAAFLEVCPDRIDLVHKHYRSLVKKLVDMDEWSQLATLRLLTSYARKCFPPKTQKVKRAVTKGVSKGFYDDEEVAEGQDDGEEYEVPVLDPDLEVFLRTSKSLLQNRNSAVVLSVVRSFAYLAPPEYLDSAVGPLVALLRSPQDIQHIALYNIVSVALRHPKPFAKYVSHYLVHSTDPPHIWRLKLEILTIIFPHCGLHLKSVIVSELEHFSRSTDRELVRESVRAIGRCAQSDTRTANHCLRVLLNQVTSFDDTLVSESLTVIRHLIQHDPASHERTVIQLVKYLGSTTCPDARATIVWLVGEFAGVEPERNVAPDVLRLLVKGFSDEPELVKQQIVLLGAKVYLHHLLRNPPKEQPPSVQEVEQYSNEWTDDQEKQQEQGEGEEQPQEEQEDNITILWRYILLLARYDTSYDLRDRARLYKALLASPTTLPLANLLLLAPKPVPHAPSPSETRKELLIGSATLVLGPDAGLHGLKGYEKLPDWVAPGDEPDHVLRDQGVVKPEVSEGAALTAGERLDRALKEHESVAAAKRQNGRMQGPMPAKQKSLNEWLEDEEEESETETEETESEEETGSEEEEEEDDDEEEETDSEEEDEEEEEEEEETDSEDDREGQQLLTQRGT; this is encoded by the exons ATGGAGACAATATCCCGGATCTCGTCCATGCTGGAAACAG CACGAGAACTCACCCTCGAAGCAGCGCAGTCAGCTACGAGTAACCGGACATCGAATTTGAATCCCTCCTCTCGCAATAGTAACGTGCCTCATATCAAGAAGCTTCTCGACAGTCGTCATGAAAAAGAGGTCTTGGACGGCCTGCGGAAGGTCATTTCG TCGATGTACGAAGATCCCGAACTATCCCTCGAATTCTTCTCCGCGGTGGTGAAAAATGCAGCGAGCACGAGTTTCGAGGTCAAGAAACTGGTCTACGTCTACTTGGTTCACCATGCGGAGGCAGAGCCCGACCTGGCGCTCTTGTCCATCAATGCGATCCAGAAGTCGCTCACAGACACAAACCCCCAAGTACGAGCCATGGCGCTACGAACAATGTCCGGAATCAGCGTGCCGGTTATCAACCAGATTGTATGCCTTGCGATCAAACGAGGAGTCGGTGATATGAGTCCCCATGTGCGGAAGGCGGCTGCGTTGGCTATCCCGAAGTGCTATCGCCTGGAACCAAATACTCTGTCGCAGTTGATTGGATACATATCTACGTTGCTTGGGGATAGCCAGTATTTTGTTGCTGGTCCTGCTGTGGCTGCGTTTTTGGAAGTCTGCCCGGATAGGATTGACCTGGTTCATAAGCACTATCGAAGCCTGGTGAAGAAGTTGGTTGATATGGATGAATGGAGCCAACTTGCGACCCTGCGTCTTTTGACTTCCTATGCGCGCAAGTGCTTCCCTCCCAAGACTCAGAAGGTCAAGAGAGCAGTCACTAAAGGGGTGTCCAAGGGGTTCTacgatgacgaagaagtTGCTGAGGGTCAAGATGACGGCGAAGAATATGAAGTTCCCGTGTTGGATCCCGATCTGGAAGTCTTCCTTCGAACCTCCAAGAGCCTTCTACAAAACCGCAACTCGGCCGTCGTTCTCAGCGTCGTACGTTCTTTCGCCTACCTGGCCCCACCGGAATACCTTGATTCGGCAGTTGGTCCACTGGTTGCGCTTCTTAGAAGCCCCCAGGATATACAACATATTGCGCTCTATAACATCGTTTCAGTTGCCCTACGTCACCCGAAGCCGTTCGCCAAGTACGTCTCGCATTACTTAGTGCATTCTACGGATCCGCCCCATATTTGGCGTCTCAAGCTGGAGATCTTAACCATAATATTTCCCCACTGTGGATTGCATCTGAAGAGTGTGATCGTAAGTGAGCTAGAGCATTTCTCGCGAAGTACAGACCGTGAACTTGTTCGAGAAAGCGTTCGAGCAATTGGGCGCTGTGCGCAGAGCGACACCAGGACTGCGAACCACTGTCTACGCGTTCTGCTCAATCAGGTCACGAGTTTCGATGACACTCTGGTTTCCGAGTCCCTGACCGTTATCAGACACTTGATCCAGCATGACCCTGCCTCGCACGAGCGAACTGTGATCCAACTGGTCAAGTATCTTGGCTCGACGACCTGCCCGGACGCAAGAGCGACGATAGTTTGGCTCGTCGGAGAATTCGCAGGCGTAGAGCCGGAGCGCAATGTTGCGCCTGATGTGCTGAGATTGCTGGTGAAAGGTTTCTCTGATGAACCAGAGCTGGTAAAGCAACAAATCGTTCTACTGGGTGCCAAGGTGTATCTCCATCATCTCCTACGCAACCCTCCGAAAGAGCAACCTCCGTCTGTGCAAGAGGTCGAACAGTATAGTAACGAATGGACCGACGACCAAGAAAAGCAGCAGGAACAGGGTGAAGGCGAAGAGCAGccgcaagaagaacaagaagacaATATCACAATACTCTGGCGGTACATTCTTCTTCTAGCCAGATACGACACATCTTACGACCTCCGTGACCGCGCACGTCTGTATAAGGCCCTTCTCGCCTCTCCTACTACACTCCCACTGGCAAATTTGCTCCTCCTCGCACCGAAACCGGTACCACATGCCCCCAGCCCATCCGAAACACGCAAAGAGCTCCTCATCGGCTCTGCTACACTGGTCCTCGGACCGGACGCCGGCTTGCACGGTCTGAAGGGCTACGAAAAACTTCCCGACTGGGTTGCGCCAGGCGATGAACCAGATCACGTTCTCCGTGACCAAGGCGTCGTTAAGCCGGAAGTCAGTGAAGGAGCTGCCCTGACAGCTGGTGAACGGCTCGACCGGGCGCTTAAGGAACATGAAAGTGTTGCAGCTGCGAAGAGGCAAAATGGCCGTATGCAGGGTCCTATGCCAGCGAAGCAGAAGAGTCTGAACGAGTGGctggaagatgaggaagaggaaagcgAAACGGAAACCGAGGAAACAGAGTCGGAAGAGGAAACTGGctcggaggaagaggaagaggaagacgatgatgaagaagaggaaacggattcagaggaagaagacgaagaggaagaggaagaggaagaggagaccGACTCCGAGGACGATAGGGAGGGTCAGCAGCTATTAACACAGCGAGGTACTTAG
- the PPG1 gene encoding serine/threonine-protein phosphatase (COG:G,T;~EggNog:ENOG410PHZF;~InterPro:IPR004843,IPR029052,IPR006186;~PFAM:PF00149;~go_function: GO:0016787 - hydrolase activity [Evidence IEA]), with product MPGLPSSIDLDECIERLYRKELLADSVIEAICAKAKELLMKESNVVHIAAPVTVVGDIHGQFFDMIEIFKIGGFCPDTNYLFLGDYVDRGLFSVETISLLVCLKLRYPQRVHLIRGNHESRGVTQSYGFYTECARKYGNANVWHYFTDMFDFLTLSVVINDQIFCVHGGLSPSIHSIDQIKIIDRFREIPHEGPMADLVWSDPDTDRDEFSLSPRGAGYTFGAQVVRKFLEVNSMSHILRAHQLCQEGYQVLYDDRLSTVWSAPNYCYRCGNLASVLEVSDTGERYFNIFDAAPENDIHRSEQQAQQKDGQSPVIDYFL from the exons ATGCCTGGCTTACCCT CTAGTATCGATTTGGACGAGTGCATTGAGAGACTCTACCGGAAAGAGTTGCTGGCAGACTCAGTTATCGAAGCAATATGCGCCAAGGCGAAAGAGCTGTTGATGAAGGAGAGCAATGTGGTTCACATTGCAGCCCCGGTTACCGTGGTTGGTGATATTCACGGGCAGTTTTTTGATATGATTGAGATATTCAAGATTGGAGGATTTTGTCCGGACACGAATTATCTATTTCTTG GAGATTACGTGGATCGTGGTCTTTTCAGCGTGGAAACAATCTCCCTCCTCGTTTGCTTGAAGTTACGATACCCCCAACGTGTCCATCTTATCCGTGGGAACCATGAATCCCGCGGCGTTACCCAATCGTACGGGTTCTATACTGAGTGTGCACGAAAATACGGCAACGCCAATGTCTGGCACTACTTCACCGACATGTTCGACTTCCTCACCCTGAGCGTCGTGATCAACGACCAGATCTTCTGCGTGCACGGCGGCCTCTCTCCCTCAATCCACTCCATCGACCAGATTAAGATCATCGACCGATTCCGTGAAATCCCGCACGAAGGCCCTATGGCCGACCTGGTCTGGTCAGACCCCGACACTGATCGCGATGAGTTCTCACTCTCCCCGCGTGGGGCTGGATATACCTTTGGAGCACAGGTTGTTCGCAAATTCCTCGAGGTGAACAGCATGTCGCATATTTTGCGCGCGCATCAACTTTGCCAAGAGGGTTATCAGGTTCTCTACGACGACCGGCTAAGTACTGTGTGGAGTGCGCCGAACTACTGCTATCGGTGCGGAAACTTGGCTAGTGTGCTCGAAGTAAGCGATACGGGCGAGCGGTATTTCAACATCTTCGATGCGGCGCCGGAGAATGATATCCATCGGTCGGAGCAACAGGCCCAGCAGAAGGATGGCCAGAGTCCTGTGATTGACTACTTTTTGTGA